One Phaseolus vulgaris cultivar G19833 chromosome 4, P. vulgaris v2.0, whole genome shotgun sequence DNA window includes the following coding sequences:
- the LOC137838654 gene encoding uncharacterized protein gives MMLVGGSDAVRCKLFMSTLTGMAMDWFISLPEGHITSFAQLSRLFRKQYLANRAPTPISYDLFDVKQYQGETLKEYISRFEAQVVKVGITDEPMIVYAFRKGVRPRSFIKSLNRTRPKTFAEIRRQAVEHIASEGEAYEKCTTAVPTRPKAQMRAQPARVHEATTERKNQDRRRTFETRRAQPKGRSEGRRESNRPLRHNFVVELKDLIVVPNIADRLRPPMKSNKILGPHKESWCEFHEAFGHHINNCLALGYQLDELVKNGFLKDYLARSTATPNATAPEEGQAHEVPTHEEVHTISGGFSGGGPTASQRKKYVRSVNLVAEEFPDNPWESDLVFTRADLRDVVPHDNDPVVISVVTTGRKVHRVLIDQGSSADVMFWSTFNKLQLSPDLLRPYTRCLYGFAGNPVEVCGYLELRTTFTDGAASRTEGI, from the coding sequence ATGATGTTGgttggcggttctgatgctgtaaggtgcaagctctttatgagcacgttgactgggatggctatggattggttcatcagcctcccagagggtcacatcacgtcCTTTGCACAGCTCTCACGACTGTTCAGGAAGCAGTATctagccaacagggccccaACCCCAATTTCGTACGACCTTTTCGACGtaaagcagtatcaaggggagaccctgaaagagtacataagccgTTTCGAGGCACAAGTGGTGAAGGTGGGTATCACTGacgagcccatgatcgtgtacgcattcaggaaaGGAGTGCGCCCTAGGTCTTTTATCAAGTCACTCAATCGCACCCGCCCCAAGACTTTCGCTGAAATAAGGCGTCAGGCGGTGGAACACATTGCCTCAGAGGGCGAAGCATACGAAAAGTGCACAACAGCTGTGCCTACACGCCCCAAAGCACAGATGCGTGCGCAACCCGCCAGAGTCCACGAAGCTACTACAGAAAGAAAGAATCAGGATAGGAGGCGCACCTTCGAGACAAGGAGAGCTCAACCTAAGGGTCGAtcagaaggaaggagagagagCAACAGACCTCTAAGGCACAACTTTGTAGTGGAACTCAAAGAtctcatcgttgtgcccaatatagctgacaggttgaggccaccaatGAAGTCCAACAAAATactgggacctcacaaggaatcatggtgcgaatttcacgaggcatTTGGACACCACATTAATAACTGCTTAGCGTTGGgatatcagttggatgagcttgtgaagaatggtttcttaAAGGATTATCTCGCTAGGTCCACTGCGACCCCAAACGCGACGGCGCCAGAGGAAGGTCAAGCGCATGAAGTCCCGACTCACGAGGAAGTGCACACCATCTCTGGCGGCTTTTCCGGgggaggacccactgcctctcaacgaAAGAAATACGTAAGGTCAGTAAACTTGGTTGCAGAAGAATTCCCGGACaacccgtgggagtcagacctcgttttcacaagagctgacctgcgggatgtcgtcccacatgacaatgacccggTGGTCATTTCGGTAGTCACAACGGGAAGAAAGGTACATAGGGTCCTCATCGACCAGGGCAGTTccgcagacgtcatgttttggtcgacctttAACAAGCTACAATTGTCCCCTGACCTGTTGAGACCCTATACGaggtgtttgtatgggttcgcagGTAACCCAGTAGAAGTATGTGGCTATTTAGAactgaggacgacgttcactgatggagcgGCATCACGCACCGAGGGCATTTGA